CATAAGAGCTCCAGGATTGTGCCGACGTGCACTTTGAGGTTTGGGATGATCATGCAAACCCTTGTACACAATTTCTGTAATATGTCCACTTGGAGATcgttcaaatatttttttcacctCACAGTTTGGATATGTACATTTATAGTAACTTCGTGGAAACTCACTTCCTCTAACCAGTTTCTGCCCATATTTTCTCCAGTTATACCCATCTCCTGATGTTCTTTCAGCTGAGACTGGCGAGCTGCTATCTTTATGCTCAGAAACTGACACTTGTGCACCTGTATTGGACTGTGGTCCTTGATTCGATTCATCAATAATATCATAGACAGATAAATCTTGTTGAACTACAGCATGAGATTGTTGTGCTAAACAAGAGGGTGTAGCTGACTGAGAATATTGCTGATCTTGATAAGTGACTGGTCTGTTTTGATTCATTCCAACAGGAAccttttcccccaaaaaaaaggTATCCAGTGAGATATGAAGACCTTGGATAACTAGAGAGAGGATCAGACCTCACTGATCCTAATAAATTGATCTTCACTCTGAATGTGTAATATTTTTGACCTTGTCAAACCATAGAAGACaaactatatttatatgtttgtcCACGAGACACATAAAACAATTATCCTTAATCCatcaaaatatagaaaattaagGACACAAAGGCCTGAAATCTATCAAAAGTTCGACCAGTTTGTCATTTGAAGGAAAGTTGTACAATCATAAGTTCAACATGCAATCCGATTCTACtattctataaattatttggtttaGACAATATCAAGGCAtgaaacataatttaaaatcattttgcAACCCATTCAATTGTTTGAGCACATGCAGCTTATTTTGAAAACTATAccaaaaataagagttatcTTAAGACCTAAAGGAAAGTTTTGGTGCGTTACCGACATTCCTGCAGAAGATAATCCTGATGTGGTACTAACTCCAGTATGAAACCTAAACTCGAAACCACTGGATGTTTTTTCATCTACAACAACATTACCACTGGTGGATTTTTTCTCTAATAGAATCGCTCCATTTTCAACAGATGCTTGCATCAGCTGAGGCTTGAAAAAGGAACCCGTGGTCGGAGAAGGCTCAGCCTGCAATGTAGCAGTAGTTCAAGTAAATGAATTTTTACACAATAGATGTATCAAATCATCATCTTAACAACTCCacagaaatgaaaagaaatttgattttacaaaTTCCAAAGTGCAAAAATAAACAACTATCTCGACTTCAAACATTCTAATATACCATGTAGTCTCCAGGGATCAAAACAGCAGAAATTCTTCAAGTGCCGCTAAGTAAAGGATAATTCAATTTGTTAAGAACAAAGAGACTTGATACCTATCTCTCTAAAATTGTAATCACTCCTTCAAACAGCAGGAAGGTTAAAGCTGTGTACTGTTTGAGCGGAAAGAGCGGTTAATAAGTAATTAGGGGAAAAGTTGaaatttaattccacataTGAAACAGTATCAAAGTCGGTAGCGGATccgaaattgaattttttttatggtgcATTGATGAATTGAGTGAAGGTGAAAGGCGACCTTAATGTTGGAGAGAAGAACAGGAGAGTCGAGGAAGGAGGTCGGACTGAGACCGGGGGGAATGGTGATGCAAGTAGACCTAGAGATCGGGAGCTTCCCCGGGGACATGAGGCGGTACCTAGCTCCGTTGGTGGATCCGCCGGCATCGGTCACGTGCGGGTAGGAATAGTGAGAGCGGTCTTCCTCTTCCATACAAGGAAACACTACTACTCCTACAAATTTAATGACAGAAGAGAGAGCTcagaaaaaagagaatttcatgttattcatgtaaagaatagtggaTTGAAAGTTAGATGGAATATGAAGTCTActttttatattacttcacttgtttcacataattttatacgGTTTGacttgacacgagttttaagaaatgtaatagaaagtaagttgaaaaaattggtgggatgtgggtcctacttttaaagtattgattttataataaaatatgagtaggaatgagttagtggaatatgaggtccgctaccaaaaatgataaaagtgaaatgggtaaaattatgtgggacggactaaaatggaatattgggtaaaattatgtgggatggagggagtattagttttactccctccttatattaaaaatagcaactatttccattttgggccgttgattaaaatagaaatattagaatctttctattttaagacatggaccccacaatccaTGCATTAACTCTAcattcactattttttctttgcatctctcttactttgctcattttttctttttcgatctctcttactttaccaattttctcacttactttatcaattgtgcattaaaacccgtaccgtttcaaatgtttttatttttttaatacggagggagtataatataacGTGAGTGAAATGGTTAATGGAATGCGGGACCTAATTACTACTTTATGgtgaaagtgaaatgtgacgaTTATTGTGTGCCGAACCGAAAATGTTACTCTTActgtgggacggaggtagtactattAACTCACTACTACGCTCTCTTCTTGCAATTCTGCACCTCCGGAATCAACTGTGATACCTCTGCGGGCTTACGAACTACTACACTCGAAAACAAGGCAAGGGCATAATGgtcatttcaaataaatggCATCGTCATGGCCGTTTAGGTTCGACGTTATAAATTCGGATCTGCGTGTGATAAGTTGACCAAGCGGTAGAGAGTTAGTGACCGAGGCCAAAGGTTTCATTTTTGAATCCTTCGTGCCATGgtctttaaatataaaataatttgtttaatcattaaaaaataaaataaaatatagcatttctttttagtttttacatTAGCTTATCGTAACACcgttttactcacattttacaATTATGTGAGCTTTTACTTCTTgtcctcttctctcttataAATTCAGGCACCGACGCCTATTTTATACTTTCTtcgttctatagtaatggaTGCGTTTTTTTTCATCacgaaattataaaaattgtttggatgagttaagtaaagagagaataaagtgaaaaatgaaaaaaatgtagagagatgaagagagaaaaaagtaagagaaagtaaagtatgtgtggaaaaatgcgttgacttttactaaaaacgggaaatgactctattactattgaacgtatcaaaatgacaaaatgactatattactatggaacagagagagtatatatcTATTGgtatttacttttttgaaTTGCTTGATTTTGACATATGATGGAATAAGAAATAGTAATGGTACATTTATTAGTTTCATTCCTGAAACTGCAATGCAGTATATTAGAAAtaggccactcaccccttaaaaggcctcataagggggagggttatccatacttatatagattagattggatcatcaccaagtcgatgtgggacagaattgagagaatttaacacgtgagtcgatgtgggacagaattgagagaatttaacacgccccctcacgtgtgggccggaaaggacatcggtcttccatcacgtgggtaggcaatgcaagagataagagagaaccatcatcgatgtgggccggaaaggacatcggtcttccactcgtgaggtagataagaaataaagagaaatccatcatcgacttgggcccgctctgataccatattagaaatgggcctcccccttatgaggccttttaaggggtgagtggcccatttctaatatggtatcagagcgggcccaagtcgatgatggatttctctttatttcttatctacctcacgagtggaagaccgatgtcctttccggcccatatcgatgatggttctctcttatctcttgcattgcctacccacgtgatggaagaccgatgtcctttccggcccacacgtgagggggcgtttctctcttatctcttgCATTgcctgttagagtttgtatactaaaaatcacgtttcgagtgattgaatactgtaaaactcttattttattttccaaggaataaaacagattatttttgtcataatgttgttatgttttacatttaatggatgttaatgcatgtttaaatgtataagttaacctaacaaagtctaagtctttgttttagtagaccggttgtgggcgtcgtccactttaaagtaacacggtcagttctaaacaaagaaaaagatgaatttcacaacctagatggaatttgactatccatcgagaaaggttgcaatgtcagtccgcatatttctaagccttactgaaatatgATGACATTgttgtggtatagcactgaacggatctaacagcaagacttgccttgggctatctactgaaaggcgaggtcttgataatatttgtttcttaatcaatgtggGTTAACATTGAGCAttcggtattgattatgcactactttgacttatcaaatggtgcgggtttttcgtaacccaattatcctgatatattgggtagtggtgatcaatatctagcggtgctaggattgctattatattgaatcgtgcacgaggagagtctcgtttgataatgtcctcaagaggagcgcgaaacaaggttttattattcggaacctagctagttggagtttgattactctatgaataataaataagtgtttcatgctaagtccactcttggaattaataagaagttaattaattacgtcagtagcagacattaattaattaatggacattttaatcttaagcacgggaaatgaaagttaaacggaaacccggattacttgtaatttcggatttggatggggagagttcaatattacttctgtagtggctgctcgtaatattccaattataacttatattaaattgtgggttcaatttaattagtaaaaattaaattggatgagcccatatccaaaaccttccatagatccctgtctgggcccaaaaagaacttaatataaataggagaataaaggagacagaaacaacacaattttatcattaaaattttcgaaaatttcagccCCTAAGCTgaaggaattttcgaattcctctcctattccaaaaaggatttcttctgtgtcttctttatttaagtcctagtattctagtaagatcagcccacactgatattgggatacagttcgggaaccagagagaagatttgtggtttagtactcaaagcatcacgtggagaagaagctagccatcttcaattttttggagaattaattaggtatttatctactccgtagaaaagcatgttttaggtctcaatattcttaaagcatgatttattcaagttatgagcatgatacatgtgataattacgcgaatagattttgtctaaataatctgctaaatagatctgattattatgtgattgttatttatgcgcccgcttccgctgccagaaCCATcattgcctacccacgtgatggaagaccgatgtcctttccggcccacacgtgagggggcgtgttaaattctctcaattctgtcccacatcgacttggcgatgatccaatctaatctatataagtgtggataaccctcccccttatgaggccttttaaggggtgagtagcccatttctaataatcCCAAAATCCGCCAGCGATCTCGGCGATTGCTCACTCACCTCCGCCGAAATCGAGCTGCTGATCTCCAGAATCTGCTTCTTCAGCGCCAGCCGATTAATCGGCTTCGGGAATCGGCAATCGCCGCCGCCCAAATCGTCGGCGATCGAGTCGATTAGTGCTATAGCCCAATCGATTTTTCGAAGTCGTGGTGGCGCGGCGGCATCGGCGACGGCGGGGGAAGGTCGATTGCGAAGGGGTTTTGGAAATTGGGGATTTTGGAAATTGGGGATTTTGGAGTGGAATTCCTGTATTCATCATAGAAGGATctcaaaattggaaaagagGGGCGTGGAACTGTGGGGCAATttgagaggaagaggaaggaagaagatgaaagatgagaagaaggaagaagatgaaattgaagtgtaaaaataattagagaattaattagggagtaaaaaattagaattaaaagtttaatttagtcaaaatcagggttgaccgttagttttaacggaaatattgacggatgaccaaaatgatcaaattttcttatgtgcaggaccaaaaaatccaaaagataatgtttaggactaaaaacgtaaaatgaccatatgttcaggaccaattttggcctttactcttatATTTATACCTACTCGAAAAAGGTGTATCTTCTTCATTTCGTTTGGTTAGAtattatatagttaattatactctcttaatatacatatataggtGGGTTGGGCTGGTTAGGAAATTGCTGATTTTGTGTATTGAGCAAGTCTTGTCATGTTTATAACTTTCTCAAGCCTATTTAAAGAGGGCgtgtatattttgatttgtatcAAGAATGAATATCAAAATCGATAATTCAATTCAACATGGTACCAGAGCAAAGGCTCAGAAAAACATCATCATACCCTAACTTTTCTCGGCCAAGAAGGCGGATCTGCAACCTGCATAAAAAATGTCAGATAGCAAGGAGGAGCAGAAACCAAACAACACTGAGGATGGACGATTAAAGATGAGCAAGAATGTTACTCTAGCCGTTAAACTTAACGGGACGAATTACTCCCTGTGGAAACGGTTGATGAGAGTGGCAATAGTAGGGAGACGGGCAAACCGATATATCACCGGTACGCCGTCTCCACCAGAACCAGGGACGCGAAGCTACTCAAGTTGGGAGGAAGCCGATATGATCGTATTCTCGTGTATAATCGACAACGTTGAGACTGAAATCGTTGTCGATTTCGCACATCACCAAACTGCACAGGCTCTATGGGAGAGCCTACAAACTACTTTTGAAAGTACAGCAGATTCGTATCTATTATATGATTTGGAGGAGAAGGCAGGCAAGATCATTCAAGGAGAACAAGGACTTGAGACGTACTGGCGACAACTTCATGGAGTCTGGATCGAGATCGACCGGTGTCAATATCAACCGGTCGACTGCTGCGACAAAGGAATCAACCAACTTTGAACATATGTAGGAACCAGACGCCTTTTCAAGTTTCTGACCGGACTAAATTCAAGGTATGACGGAATCCCGAGGGACATTCTCAAAGAGGTCTCGTTGCCCTCAGCCGAGACCGCATACGGGATGGTGAAAAGAGAAGCCGCTCGGCACAAAATGATGCCGGCAACAGAGTCTGACCACCAAACAGGCGCAATCATCGGCAACTCATCACCAAGTAGGGCTCGGATTCACAGTCAGAATCCAACAACAACAAAGGCCAAACCAACCGCCGCCGCGAACCACCACTCAACCGCCAAATCGCCGAGGAGGATTCAAACCCGACAAGTCAAAATTATGGTGCTCACATTGTGGGAAAAGCAACCATACCCGTGAATCGTGCTTCCTCCTCGTCGGATTCCCGGAGTGGTGGGACGAGAACCAAAAGGCGAAGGCCCGATTAGCCGTCGGAGTAGAGGACGGTGGCGGGCTTTTTCTGCAAGGGTCAGGCAACCGGGAGGCCACAACTAACCGTGGACGAGCAGGAGAAACCACCCAGCAACCGGGCGGAGGCGACAGGAGCGGTGACGGCGGAGGAATCGGGGAAGCTGCCTTCGCAGAGAGAAGAGGGGGAGCTTCAATCGGAGGTACCGGATTAGGATTGACAAATCCTAATCCCCAAACTGTGGAGTCCGAACTGTGGGGTGCAGATGGGTCTTCACCATCAAACGAAGGCCGGACGGGTCGATTGAAAGGTACAAGGAAAGATTAGTAGCCAAGGGATACACTCAGACCTAGGGAGTTGACTATACCGAGACATTCTCACCTGTGGCAAAGATGAATACTATTCGTGTGCTCTTCTCGATAGCAGCAGCTAGGGAATGGCCACTACATCAGTTCGACGTGACTAACGCGTTCTTACATGGGGAACTGAAGAAGCCCATCTATATGGAGCCGCCTCCTGACTGGGGAATTTGAAGGAGGGAAGATTTGCAAGCTGAAACGAACGTTGTATGGGCTAAAACAGTCACCTAGAGCTTGGTTTGGAAGGTTCACATATgcgatgaagaaatatgggtACAAGCAAAGCAACTCTGATCATACGTTGTTCctaaagaagagagaaggaaagaTCACTTGCCTAATAATCTATGTAGATCCTCACTGGTGATGACGAAGATGAGATGGATCAACTAAAGAAAAACTTATTTGCAGAATTCGAAATGAAGGATTTGGGAATGCTAAAGTACTTTCTGGGTATAGAAGTGCTGAGATCGAAAAAGGGAATCTTCATCAGTCAGAGAAAAtatgttcttgatttattGGCTAAAATGGGACTACTTGACTGTAAGCCAGCTGACACCCCTATGGTTCAGAATCACGGTCTGCGAATAGTAGAAGGAGCTGAAGCTACTCACCGTACCAGATATCAGCGTCTGGTCGGGAAGCTGATATACTTATCACACACAAGACCTGCCATGGCTTATGAAGTTGGAGTAGTTAGTCAGTTCATGCATGCACCTCAAGTAGCTCACTGGGAAACAGCACTGAGGATTGTGCGTTACCTAAAGGGAACGGCAGGCCATGGAATTATGTTCGAGAATCA
The nucleotide sequence above comes from Salvia hispanica cultivar TCC Black 2014 chromosome 5, UniMelb_Shisp_WGS_1.0, whole genome shotgun sequence. Encoded proteins:
- the LOC125188958 gene encoding probable WRKY transcription factor 20 isoform X1, with product MEEEDRSHYSYPHVTDAGGSTNGARYRLMSPGKLPISRSTCITIPPGLSPTSFLDSPVLLSNIKAEPSPTTGSFFKPQLMQASVENGAILLEKKSTSGNVVVDEKTSSGFEFRFHTGVSTTSGLSSAGMSVPVGMNQNRPVTYQDQQYSQSATPSCLAQQSHAVVQQDLSVYDIIDESNQGPQSNTGAQVSVSEHKDSSSPVSAERTSGDGYNWRKYGQKLVRGSEFPRSYYKCTYPNCEVKKIFERSPSGHITEIVYKGLHDHPKPQSARRHNPGALMSIQEDKVDKGLSLAGQEDKMNTDNMEKSGSPMLSPLQTNEGMDGSGSQFQGQNDDAEDDDLVLKRRKIEDGIDVTLVVKPIREPRVVVQTVSEVDILDDGYRWRKYGQKVVRGNPNPRSYYKCTNAGCPVRKHVERASHDPKAVITTYEGKHNHDVPVARNSSHELAGTTGYAGTSKMRAHDSSSLISLNLGVGIGRAGEHKSEKGLDGEGGQRQNNPVYEIVNVGLNLYGNREAHNFEMPPVNASNQCQQNLRRILMGP